The following coding sequences lie in one Verrucomicrobiota bacterium genomic window:
- a CDS encoding 2-C-methyl-D-erythritol 2,4-cyclodiphosphate synthase, which yields MRIGFGYDFHRLVEGRKLIIGGIELDWPLGPDAHSDGDFLVHAIVDALLGALGRSDIGTHFPDWDEQWRGARSLGFLETLRGMLDKDGYSVGNIDTNVVLERPKLGQHFEAMRRSIAGALGIDPNAVNIKANTHEGVGEIGEGRAACAMAVVLIEKA from the coding sequence ATGCGCATAGGTTTCGGGTACGACTTCCATCGCCTCGTTGAGGGGCGCAAGCTTATCATCGGCGGCATCGAACTGGACTGGCCGCTTGGGCCGGATGCCCACTCGGACGGCGACTTCCTGGTCCACGCGATCGTTGACGCCCTGCTCGGTGCGCTCGGGCGCAGCGACATCGGCACACACTTCCCGGACTGGGACGAGCAGTGGCGCGGGGCACGCAGCCTAGGCTTTCTCGAGACGCTCCGGGGCATGCTCGACAAGGATGGCTACTCGGTCGGCAACATCGACACCAACGTCGTGCTCGAGCGTCCAAAGCTAGGCCAGCATTTCGAGGCCATGCGGCGCAGCATCGCCGGGGCGCTTGGCATCGACCCAAACGCCGTCAACATCAAGGCAAACACGCACGAGGGGGTCGGCGAGATCGGCGAGGGCCGGGCGGCATGCGCCATGGCCGTTGTCCTGATCGAGAAAGCCTAA
- a CDS encoding prepilin-type N-terminal cleavage/methylation domain-containing protein has protein sequence MSQRRGFTLIELLVVIAVIAILAALLLPALNHAREMGRRTVCRNNLSQISRGMNSYSIQFDDFLPPGDANFGHDILSYYGCMRRNVARDKYGVVSNLGYLMLDRTIPYPTSDENTLYCPSMRSERSPEGWFMYGRQNPLGMEPWRSGGNTYCVNTGYEYRDSYDDAVKPPKYTWCQGIGDSAASWNDMAMVSDIFTRNYGQYAHKITYNVAYGDGSVVGYTDVNRKVEKTAANAGAVDSVVFGQVFDAYYAKTSN, from the coding sequence GTGTCACAGCGTCGCGGTTTCACCCTGATCGAGCTCCTGGTGGTGATCGCCGTCATCGCGATCCTTGCGGCCCTCTTGCTTCCGGCGCTCAACCACGCACGCGAGATGGGCCGGCGTACGGTATGCCGTAACAACCTGTCGCAGATCAGCCGGGGCATGAACAGCTATTCCATTCAGTTTGACGACTTCCTTCCACCCGGCGATGCGAATTTCGGCCACGACATTCTGAGCTACTACGGGTGCATGCGTCGGAATGTAGCCCGAGACAAATACGGGGTTGTCTCAAACCTTGGCTACCTGATGCTGGACAGAACCATCCCGTACCCGACAAGCGACGAGAACACCCTGTACTGCCCTTCAATGCGCTCGGAGAGGAGCCCCGAGGGGTGGTTCATGTATGGGAGGCAGAATCCGCTCGGAATGGAGCCTTGGAGGAGCGGCGGCAACACCTACTGTGTCAACACGGGCTACGAGTACCGCGATTCATACGATGACGCCGTCAAGCCGCCAAAGTACACGTGGTGTCAAGGGATCGGTGACAGCGCTGCATCGTGGAATGACATGGCGATGGTGAGCGACATCTTCACGCGCAACTACGGCCAGTATGCCCACAAGATCACGTACAACGTGGCCTATGGCGATGGATCCGTCGTCGGCTACACCGACGTGAACCGGAAGGTCGAGAAGACTGCCGCAAACGCCGGAGCTGTGGACTCCGTGGTCTTCGGCCAGGTCTTCGACGCGTACTACGCCAAGACGTCGAACTGA
- a CDS encoding prepilin-type N-terminal cleavage/methylation domain-containing protein, with protein MSERRGFTLIELLVVIAVIAILAALLLPALNHAREMGRRTVCRNNLSQITRGMNSYSVQYDDILPPGDAMWGHDIFAKGYGCMRRTVAALEDKYGYVVNHGYLMLDGTIPIPRNEDSSYYCPSMRAEKSPEGWFLYAKINTLSMEGWHDGSNTWCVNAGYDYRDSYDDPVPRSHSYCDGIGASAASWNDKAMISDIFTHRYGQYCHKTTYNVGFGDGSVVAYTDVEREVEKIAGDNGNPDKEVFETVFDKYYAKQ; from the coding sequence ATGTCTGAACGTCGTGGCTTTACACTGATCGAGCTCCTCGTGGTGATTGCCGTCATCGCGATCCTTGCAGCACTGCTGCTTCCGGCACTGAACCACGCGAGAGAGATGGGCCGGCGCACCGTCTGCCGCAACAACCTGTCGCAGATCACCCGGGGTATGAACAGCTACTCCGTTCAGTATGACGACATCCTCCCGCCGGGCGATGCCATGTGGGGCCACGACATCTTCGCCAAAGGCTACGGGTGCATGCGCAGGACGGTGGCCGCACTCGAGGACAAGTATGGCTACGTAGTCAACCACGGCTATCTGATGCTGGACGGGACCATTCCGATACCGCGCAACGAGGACAGCTCTTACTACTGCCCATCCATGCGCGCGGAGAAGAGCCCCGAAGGGTGGTTCTTGTACGCGAAGATCAACACGCTCAGCATGGAGGGGTGGCACGACGGAAGCAACACTTGGTGCGTGAACGCAGGCTATGACTACCGGGATTCCTACGATGACCCGGTCCCACGAAGCCACAGCTACTGCGATGGGATCGGTGCTAGTGCTGCGTCATGGAACGACAAGGCGATGATAAGCGATATCTTCACACATCGCTACGGTCAGTACTGCCACAAAACCACGTACAACGTGGGCTTTGGCGACGGGTCCGTCGTGGCCTATACCGACGTGGAACGCGAGGTGGAGAAGATAGCCGGGGATAATGGCAACCCAGACAAGGAAGTGTTCGAGACTGTCTTCGACAAGTATTACGCCAAGCAGTAG
- a CDS encoding TRAM domain-containing protein: MALIALRIIFVLITAVVGGVAAAATGGENYMLLGVLAGLTIGGAIIFVEMNFRRITIRGFSAVLIGLVAGVAGWFIFDQILRVLPWEMFGSSESQAGTVRGSISVIIMLICVYLGVVVTLKGAEQFNLLLPGSKVDATSGSIDSERILVDTSVIIDGRVADIAETGFLQGELIIPRFVLRELQTIADSSDPLKRTRGRRGLDILNRIQKDPHIEVRIHETDFPDVSDVDAKLVKLAKVLDAKVFTNDYNLNKVAEFQQVRVLNVNDLANALKPVILPGEAMNVRIVREGKEAGQGVAYLDDGTMVVVNNGRDRIGQKLDVNVTSVLQTSAGRMIFADIKN; this comes from the coding sequence ATGGCTCTCATTGCACTGCGCATTATCTTCGTCCTCATCACGGCGGTGGTCGGCGGCGTTGCGGCTGCCGCTACGGGCGGTGAGAACTACATGCTCCTCGGGGTGCTGGCCGGCTTGACGATCGGCGGCGCCATCATTTTCGTCGAGATGAACTTCCGCCGGATCACGATCCGCGGCTTCTCCGCCGTGCTCATCGGGCTCGTCGCCGGCGTCGCCGGCTGGTTTATCTTCGACCAAATCTTGCGCGTGCTGCCTTGGGAGATGTTTGGCAGCAGCGAGTCGCAAGCCGGCACCGTGCGAGGCAGCATCTCGGTCATCATCATGCTCATCTGCGTCTACCTCGGCGTGGTGGTGACGCTCAAGGGCGCCGAGCAGTTCAACCTGCTGCTGCCGGGCAGCAAGGTCGATGCGACGAGCGGCTCAATCGATAGCGAGCGCATCCTGGTCGACACAAGCGTCATCATCGACGGGCGGGTCGCTGATATCGCCGAGACCGGCTTCCTCCAAGGCGAGCTCATCATCCCGCGCTTCGTACTGCGCGAGCTCCAGACCATCGCCGACAGCTCGGATCCACTCAAACGCACGCGCGGGCGCCGTGGACTCGACATACTCAACCGGATCCAGAAGGACCCCCACATCGAGGTGAGGATCCACGAGACCGACTTCCCCGACGTCTCCGACGTAGATGCCAAGCTGGTGAAACTCGCCAAGGTGCTCGACGCCAAGGTGTTCACCAACGACTACAACCTCAACAAGGTGGCCGAGTTCCAGCAAGTCCGGGTCCTCAACGTCAACGACCTGGCCAACGCGCTCAAGCCGGTCATCCTGCCCGGCGAGGCGATGAACGTCCGCATCGTGCGCGAGGGCAAAGAAGCCGGTCAGGGCGTCGCCTACCTGGACGATGGGACGATGGTCGTCGTCAACAACGGCCGCGACCGGATCGGCCAGAAGCTCGACGTCAACGTCACCAGCGTGCTCCAGACCTCGGCGGGCCGGATGATCTTCGCCGATATCAAGAACTAG